From the genome of Papaver somniferum cultivar HN1 chromosome 2, ASM357369v1, whole genome shotgun sequence, one region includes:
- the LOC113350401 gene encoding E3 ubiquitin-protein ligase mib1-like, giving the protein MNDKTSHHISIAARDLRASVRLMAPGLYEASLRGDVKLLKNLLNENPHLSLLETFTAHNRTALHIAAMCGHVKFAGELLKIKGELAKEKDLYGFTPLHLASARQGLYMVKQLLEYSKLLDPDIDVCMVQDNEGRTPLHLAATKDRVNIMKALINQTPEAIHIQNSLYGTILHLCVKHDSLNALKLLVEKLPSPGAPILNMDAHTLSIDSTNSDGNTNMNAQSINSTNSDGNTNMNAQSINSANSYGNTNTNALSINSTNSDGNTILHLAAEMVAAEKERMKFIRYLMESKNIGININIENKKGVKALHMFSEDDREKLEIGCHDMKKITKTDPSDQQKWMLEKVNALMVVATLVAGIAFTAAMNPPGGVFQEDSKIKASENPVIFTYYLSSVAKSTKSSRFGQYLDQHPLTQSPNMINSTNFLQELLDTLDNNTYTAYSPYVMGKSPGIVLEHEKWNKIISKYKPRFSPYLIRYAGTPILAYKNPRIYNLYMTYNAIAFLVSLSIIVLVISGFIKTKKTTNHQVRVLIGMMIVAITAWLLSFISVFISMSPPFYINHPLLNQAFIISIVTLAICMCGYNFLVMKLLHWVKILWWKIRHKDVLIDQFQKEYSAIHSDHTSLMTKAILFLKFMPVFYFILLAILSLPFLYSYTNRA; this is encoded by the exons ATGAATGACAAAACATCTCATCATATATCAATAGCAGCTAGAGATTTGAGAGCGAGCGTGAGATTAATGGCGCCGGGGCTTTATGAAGCTTCACTGAGAGGTGATGTTAAACTGCTCAAGAATTTGCTGAATGAAAATCCTCATCTTTCTCTTCTTGAGACATTTACAGCTCACAATAGAACTGCTTTACACATAGCAGCTATGTGTGGCCATGTCAAGTTTGCGGGAGAACTTTTGAAGATAAAGGGAGAACTCGCAAAGGAGAAAGACTTGTACGGGTTTACTCCTCTTCACCTGGCTTCTGCAAGGCAAGGCCTTTATATGGTGAAGCAGTTGTTAGAATATTCCAAGTTGTTGGATCCCGACATAGATGTTTGTATGGTACAAGATAATGAAGGGCGAACACCTCTACATTTAGCAGCAACTAAAGATAGAGTTAACATCATGAAGGCGTTGATTAATCAGACACCAGAAGCTATTCACATCCAAAATAGTCTATATGGGACCATACTACACCTTTGCGTTAAACATGACAGTTTAAACGCACTAAAGTTGTTGGTCGAGAAATTGCCATCACCGGGTGCACCAATTTTGAACATGGATGCTCATACTCTATCTATCGACTCCACAAACTCGGATGGCAACACGAACATGAATGCTCAATCTATCAACTCCACAAACTCGGATGGCAACACGAACATGAATGCTCAATCTATTAACTCTGCAAACTCGTATGGCAACACGAACACGAATGCTTTATCTATCAACTCCACAAACTCGGATGGCAACACAATTTTGCACCTTGCCGCAGAAATGGTTGCCGCAGAAAAGGAGCGAATGAAG TTTATAAGATATTTGATGGAGAGTAAGAACATCGGAATTAACAtaaatattgaaaacaaaaaggGCGTCAAAGCATTACATATGTTTTCGGAGGACGATAGAGAAAAACTTGAAATTGGTTGCCATGACATGAAGAAGATAACAAAAACAGATCCATCTGATCAACAGAAATGGATGCTAGAGAAAGTGAATGCGTTAATGGTGGTTGCAACATTGGTGGCAGGAATCGCCTTTACAGCTGCTATGAATCCACCGGGTGGTGTAtttcaagaagactccaaaatcaAGGCTAGTGAAAATCCTGTTATATTTACTTACTACCTAAGCTCTGTGGCTAAGTCCACTAAGTCCAGTCGCTTTGGTCAATATCTAGATCAACATCCACTAACCCAGAGCCCAAATATGATTAATAGCACCAATTTTCTTCAGGAACTGTTAGACACACTGGATAATAATACTTACACTGCTTATTCACCTTATGTGATGGGAAAATCACCCGGTATTGTTCTGGAACACGAGAAGTGGAACAAAATCATTTCCAAGTATAAGCCTAGGTTTTCGCCTTATCTAATACGTTATGCTGGGACACCAATATTAGCTTACAAAAATCCCAGAATATACAATCTCTACATGACTTATAATGCAATTGCATTCCTAGTCTCCCTAAGCATAATAGTATTAGTTATAAGTGGGTTTATCAAGACCAAGAAAACTACAAATCACCAGGTTAGAGTTCTTATAGGGATGATGATTGTTGCAATCACAGCATGGCTCTTAAGTTTCATTTCTGTTTTCATAAGTATGTCTCCCCCATTTTACATTAACCATCCATTATTGAATCAAGCATTCATTATCAGCATTGTGACCCTGGCGATTTGTATGTGTGGATACAATTTCTTGGTTATGAAGTTGCTACATTGGGTTAAAATTCTATGGTGGAAGATCAGGCATAAAGATGTATTAATCGACCAGTTCCAGAAAGAGTACAGTGCAATACATAGTGATCACACGAGTCTGATGACAAAAGCAATACTATTCCTGAAGTTTATGCCGGTTTTTTACTTCATACTTCTCGCCATTTTATCGCTTCCGTTTCTCTACAGTTACACAAACCGAGCGTAA
- the LOC113350402 gene encoding uncharacterized protein LOC113350402: MSTVNTDELYGISLRGNVCELTKWREKNPSLLLNPKFTAHLRTPLHIAAMCGHVKFAEKLCRLDRKLAKEKDTHDCTPLHLASARPSVSMVKKLLEFDAGVCMDKDKDGRTPLYLAAVEDRYKIIEVLIKKKPQAIHIRYAQNESILHLCVQHDSLKSLKLLPAQDLQPVDAQSTNIDVNSKDDDGNTILHLAADMKKVECIKFLVESKNSRIDMNALNNKNIKALHMLTPKQRDTFHIDSSHFKKPEKIHKEWLKERVSALTVVATLIAGIAFQAAINPPGGVFQDDSYLNSSEYPVTFTYYLGSVDGSPMSKFGKYLSSLINTQPNDTHTMVNAQKYTTQSQNSTMIMKTATFVRHLLETLKNGSYASGNSYVESKSPGIVLEHEKWKPILSEHDGNANFTPYLIRYAGTPILAYAHPRIYFVYIICNAIAFLISVSIIMIVISGPVYEHSIHQQVKVLAWMLFFSITVWIGSYISVFISMSPPFYKNSSILSKSSYWCLVILSAFIVGYLICQKLKYWKQMVMLHILKKEVLIDQLHKEKNELFERILRPFVFRYLAVFYLFGLSPFLLYTIFE, from the exons ATGAGTACCGTCAATACGGATGAGCTTTATGGAATTTCATTGAGAGGTAATGTTTGCGAGCTTACGAAGTGGCGAGAGAAAAATCCAAGCCTTCTTCTTAATCCAAAATTTACAGCTCATCTTAGAACTCCTTTACATATAGCAGCTATGTGCGGCCATGTCAAGTTTGCAGAAAAACTATGTCGTCTTGACAGGAAACTCGCGAAGGAGAAAGACACGCATGATTGCACTCCTCTTCACTTGGCTTCTGCAAGACCAAGCGTATCTATGGTGAAAAAGTTGTTAGAATTCGATGCAGGAGTTTGTATGGATAAAGATAAAGATGGACGAACACCTCTATATTTAGCAGCGGTGGAAGACCGATATAAGATCATAGAGGTGTTAATTAAGAAGAAGCCTCAAGCAATTCACATTAGATATGCTCAAAATGAGAGCATACTGCACCTCTGCGTCCAACATGATAGTTTGAAGTCCCTAAAATTATTACCGGCACAGGACTTGCAGCCTGTGGATGCACAGTCTACCAACATAGATGTCAACTCCAAAGATGATGATGGGAACACGATTTTGCACCTTGCTGCAGATATGAAGAAAGTGGAG TGTATAAAGTTTTTAGTCGAGAGCAAGAACTCCCGAATAGACATGAATGCCTTAAACAACAAGAACATCAAAGCACTCCATATGTTAACACCGAAACAAAGAGATACTTTTCATATTGATTCCTCTCATTTTAAGAAgccagagaaaatacataaagaaTGGTTGAAAGAGAGAGTGAGTGCATTAACGGTGGTTGCAACGTTAATTGCAGGAATCGCGTTTCAAGCTGCTATAAATCCACCAGGTGGTGTATTTCAAGACGACTCTTATCTTAATTCTAGTGAATATCCTGTTACTTTTACTTATTATCTAGGATCTGTGGATGGCTCCCCCATGTCTAAGTTTGGTAAATATCTAAGTAGCCTTATTAACACGCAGCCAAATGATACACATACTATGGTTAATGCACAAAAATACACCACCCAGAGCCAGAATTCCACAATGATTATGAAAACCGCCACTTTTGTTAGGCATCTGTTAGAAACACTGAAAAATGGTTCTTATGCTTCTGGTAATTCTTATGTGGAGAGCAAATCACCTGGTATTGTTTTGGAACATGAAAAGTGGAAACCAATCCTTTCCGAGCATGACGGTAATGCGAATTTTACCCCGTATCTCATACGTTATGCTGGGACACCAATACTGGCTTATGCACACCCCAGAATTTACTTTGTCTACATAATATGTAATGCAATTGCATTCTTAATTTCTGTAAGCATAATCATGATAGTCATAAGTGGGCCTGTCTACGAGCATTCTATCCATCAACAGGTTAAAGTTCTTGCGTGGATGTTGTTCTTTTCAATCACCGTATGGATCGGGAGTTACATATCCGTATTCATAAGCATGTCTCCTCCTTTTTACAAAAATTCGAGTATTTTATCAAAGTCATCCTACTGGTGCCTTGTAATCCTGTCAGCTTTCATAGTTGGGTATCTGATCTGCCAGAAGTTGAAGTATTGGAAGCAAATGGTGATGTTGCACATTCTGAAGAAAGAAGTGTTAATAGATCAGTTACATAAAGAGAAGAATGAATTATTTGAACGCATCTTGAGACCATTTGTGTTTAGGTATCTGGCGGTCTTTTATTTGTTTGGGCTCTCCCCATTTCTCTTGTATACTATATTTGAATAG